In Treponema primitia ZAS-2, a genomic segment contains:
- a CDS encoding response regulator transcription factor — protein sequence MKTLPNLFILEDHPIMRNGLEAYFSASGRWRVLGTSSTLNEAKAFLTPGKTTAPQPDIILLDIQLEDAWGLDLVPWMKERNRTANPPIELPRFVVYTNFTDYSHVNTTISMGVYAYVCKSRNEAELEEAINTVLRGEMYIDKSVEPKLNTIAAALSLLTKREAQILTLVKDGLSNKQIAAGLGIKVRTVENILSFVYMKTGVSSRLELQKM from the coding sequence ATGAAAACTCTCCCGAACCTTTTCATACTAGAGGATCATCCCATTATGCGGAATGGCCTGGAGGCATACTTTAGCGCTTCGGGGCGCTGGCGTGTTTTGGGAACGTCGTCTACCCTGAACGAGGCAAAAGCGTTTTTGACGCCGGGTAAAACTACCGCCCCCCAGCCCGATATAATACTCCTTGACATACAGCTTGAAGACGCCTGGGGACTTGATCTCGTTCCCTGGATGAAGGAGCGGAACCGTACCGCAAATCCGCCGATTGAGCTCCCCAGGTTCGTGGTCTACACCAACTTCACCGACTACTCCCATGTGAACACCACGATCAGCATGGGCGTCTATGCCTATGTCTGCAAAAGCCGGAACGAAGCCGAACTTGAAGAGGCCATAAATACAGTCCTGAGAGGGGAAATGTACATTGATAAATCAGTGGAGCCGAAACTGAATACCATTGCCGCTGCCCTAAGCCTCCTTACCAAACGGGAAGCCCAGATCCTTACCCTGGTAAAGGACGGCCTTTCCAACAAGCAAATCGCCGCCGGACTCGGCATAAAAGTGCGCACGGTGGAAAACATCCTGTCCTTTGTCTACATGAAAACCGGCGTCTCCTCCCGGCTTGAACTGCAAAAAATGTAA